A single region of the Rathayibacter rathayi genome encodes:
- a CDS encoding TatD family hydrolase, translating to MTDSQHVRSREASAGRDLTYPPLPEALVVPVYDNHTHLEIADGLEPLDHREQLDRASAVGVRGVVQVGTDVETSRWSAEQAASEPRLLAAVALHPNEAPELEQRGELDAALAVIAELAEQPRVRAIGETGLDFFRTGESGRAAQFRSFEEHIRIAKEHDLALQIHDRDAHREVIDTLRRVGAPERTVFHCFSGDAEMARMCADEGWYLSFAGTVTFTNAVPLREALVATPRHLILVETDAPYLTPVPFRGRPNAPYLLPHTLRSMAATLETDVGHLAATIASNTEAVYGEWGGEVGSGPTEPVGPLA from the coding sequence ATGACCGACAGCCAGCACGTCCGCTCCCGCGAGGCTTCCGCCGGCCGCGACCTGACGTATCCGCCGCTTCCCGAGGCTCTCGTCGTGCCCGTCTACGACAATCACACCCATCTCGAGATCGCCGACGGGCTCGAGCCGCTGGACCACCGTGAGCAGCTCGACCGCGCGTCCGCTGTCGGCGTCCGCGGCGTCGTCCAGGTCGGCACCGACGTCGAGACCAGCCGCTGGTCGGCGGAGCAGGCGGCGAGCGAGCCGCGCCTGCTGGCGGCCGTCGCACTCCACCCCAACGAGGCCCCCGAGCTGGAGCAGCGCGGTGAGCTCGATGCCGCGCTCGCCGTCATCGCCGAACTGGCCGAGCAGCCGCGGGTGCGCGCGATCGGCGAGACCGGACTCGACTTCTTCCGCACCGGCGAGAGCGGCCGCGCAGCCCAGTTCCGCTCCTTCGAGGAGCACATCCGCATCGCCAAGGAGCACGACCTGGCGTTGCAGATCCACGACCGCGACGCGCATCGCGAGGTCATCGACACCCTCCGCCGCGTCGGTGCCCCCGAGCGCACGGTCTTCCACTGCTTCTCCGGCGACGCCGAGATGGCGAGGATGTGCGCCGACGAGGGCTGGTACCTCTCCTTCGCCGGGACCGTCACCTTCACGAACGCCGTGCCGCTGCGCGAGGCGCTCGTCGCGACTCCGCGGCACTTGATCCTCGTCGAGACCGACGCGCCCTACCTCACTCCCGTGCCCTTCCGGGGCCGCCCGAACGCGCCCTACCTCCTTCCGCACACCCTGCGCTCGATGGCCGCGACCCTCGAGACCGATGTCGGTCACCTGGCCGCGACGATCGCCTCGAACACTGAAGCCGTGTACGGGGAGTGGGGCGGCGAG
- the metG gene encoding methionine--tRNA ligase has protein sequence MSDGASFFLTTPIFYVNDVPHIGHAYTEVAADVLTRWHRQAGDDTWLLTGTDEHGQKILRTATANGTTPQEWADRLVKSAWQPLLETIDIANDDFIRTTEARHEVNVQKFLHKLYDAGAIYTGEYEGYYCVGCEEYKQLSDLEEGTGDYTGQYVCTIHSKPVELLKEKNYFFSMSEYTERLLALYEERPDFVQPESARNEVVSFVRQGLADLSISRSSFDWGVKVPWDDSHVVYVWFDALLNYITAVGYGQDEAEFQRRWPATHIVGKDILRFHAVIWPAMLMAAGLEVPKQIFGHGWLLVGGEKMSKSKLTGIAPEQITDTFGSDAFRYYFLRAITFGQDGSFSWEDLSARYQSELANGFGNLASRVIAMLHRYYDGVVPEPGTLTEAEKRIQRTVAEAATSADRSIDALAIHDAITAVWSIVEELNGYITEQEPWALAKREERERLGTVLYTATEGLRALAVLLSPVVPRATTALWEALGVTESLGALTAQPIRAAGRWGILPVGTTVGTLEALFPRIEAPVS, from the coding sequence ATGTCCGACGGCGCCTCCTTTTTTCTCACGACTCCGATCTTCTACGTGAACGACGTCCCGCACATCGGGCACGCATACACCGAGGTCGCCGCCGACGTGCTCACCCGCTGGCACCGCCAGGCGGGAGATGACACCTGGCTGCTGACCGGCACCGACGAGCACGGCCAGAAGATTTTGCGGACTGCTACCGCCAACGGGACCACTCCCCAGGAGTGGGCCGACCGCCTCGTGAAGTCCGCGTGGCAGCCGCTGCTCGAGACGATTGATATCGCCAATGACGACTTCATCCGCACCACGGAGGCGCGGCACGAGGTCAACGTTCAGAAGTTCTTGCACAAGCTCTACGACGCGGGCGCGATCTACACCGGCGAGTACGAGGGCTATTACTGCGTGGGCTGCGAGGAGTACAAGCAGCTGTCCGACCTCGAGGAGGGCACCGGCGACTACACCGGGCAGTACGTCTGCACGATCCACTCGAAGCCGGTCGAGCTGCTGAAGGAGAAGAACTACTTCTTCTCGATGAGCGAGTACACCGAGCGGCTGCTCGCGCTCTATGAGGAGCGGCCCGACTTCGTGCAGCCCGAGTCGGCGCGCAACGAGGTCGTCAGCTTCGTCCGCCAGGGCCTGGCCGACCTGTCGATCTCGCGCTCCAGCTTCGACTGGGGCGTGAAGGTCCCGTGGGACGACTCACACGTCGTCTACGTGTGGTTCGACGCGCTGCTCAACTACATCACCGCGGTCGGCTACGGCCAGGACGAGGCGGAGTTCCAGCGCCGGTGGCCGGCGACCCACATCGTCGGCAAGGACATCCTGCGCTTCCACGCGGTGATCTGGCCCGCCATGCTCATGGCCGCCGGGCTCGAGGTGCCGAAGCAGATCTTCGGCCACGGCTGGCTGCTGGTCGGCGGCGAGAAGATGTCGAAGTCGAAACTCACCGGAATCGCGCCCGAGCAGATCACCGACACCTTCGGCTCCGACGCGTTCCGCTACTACTTCCTGCGTGCCATCACTTTCGGACAGGATGGCTCGTTCTCGTGGGAGGACCTGTCGGCGCGGTACCAGTCCGAGCTCGCGAACGGCTTCGGCAACCTCGCCTCCCGGGTGATCGCGATGCTGCACCGCTACTACGACGGCGTCGTACCCGAGCCCGGGACACTCACCGAGGCGGAGAAGCGCATCCAGCGCACTGTCGCGGAGGCCGCCACCTCCGCGGACCGCTCGATCGACGCTCTCGCGATCCACGACGCGATCACCGCCGTCTGGAGCATCGTCGAGGAGCTCAACGGCTACATCACCGAGCAGGAGCCGTGGGCGCTGGCCAAGCGCGAGGAGCGCGAGCGCCTCGGCACGGTGCTCTACACGGCGACGGAGGGGCTGCGTGCCCTGGCCGTGCTGCTCTCGCCGGTCGTGCCGCGGGCGACGACGGCGCTCTGGGAGGCGCTGGGAGTGACGGAGTCGCTGGGCGCCCTCACCGCGCAGCCGATCCGCGCGGCGGGCCGCTGGGGAATCCTGCCCGTCGGCACCACCGTCGGCACTCTCGAGGCGCTCTTCCCGCGCATTGAGGCACCGGTGTCCTGA
- the rsmI gene encoding 16S rRNA (cytidine(1402)-2'-O)-methyltransferase has protein sequence MIILAGTPIGNLGDASRRLVEALSSARHIAAEDTRVTIQLLRALGVENRPALYALHDHNERERAAELVELARAEDLLVLSDAGMPTVSDPGYHLVEAAVAAGVAVTALPGPSAVLMALAVSGLPTDRFSFEGFLPRRHGERASTFRALVDERRTMVFFESPHRIGDALADLVEAMGPDRRVVVCRELTKMFEEVRRGTAAEVAEWAAGGLRGEICLVVEGAPVREVSLEDALADVLARVAAGSRLKEASAEVAEITGLSRRALYEAALASRRS, from the coding sequence GTGATCATCCTCGCCGGCACTCCCATCGGAAACCTCGGCGATGCCTCGCGGCGGCTCGTGGAGGCGCTGTCCTCCGCCCGCCACATCGCCGCCGAGGACACCCGCGTGACGATCCAACTGCTTCGGGCACTCGGGGTCGAGAACCGGCCCGCGCTCTACGCGCTGCACGACCACAACGAGCGCGAGCGCGCGGCCGAGCTCGTCGAACTCGCCCGTGCGGAGGATCTTCTCGTGCTCAGCGACGCGGGCATGCCCACGGTGTCGGATCCGGGCTACCACCTGGTCGAGGCGGCCGTGGCGGCGGGAGTCGCGGTGACCGCCCTGCCCGGTCCCTCGGCGGTGCTGATGGCGCTCGCTGTCTCCGGACTCCCGACAGACCGCTTCAGCTTCGAGGGCTTCCTCCCGCGCCGGCACGGCGAGCGGGCGTCGACCTTCCGCGCGCTCGTCGATGAGCGGCGCACGATGGTCTTCTTCGAGTCGCCGCACCGCATCGGCGACGCGCTCGCCGATCTGGTCGAGGCGATGGGCCCGGATCGGCGCGTGGTCGTCTGCCGCGAGCTCACCAAGATGTTCGAGGAGGTCCGGCGCGGTACAGCGGCCGAGGTCGCCGAGTGGGCGGCTGGCGGGCTGCGCGGCGAGATCTGCCTGGTGGTCGAGGGCGCTCCTGTCCGCGAGGTGTCCCTCGAGGACGCGCTGGCCGACGTGCTGGCCCGTGTCGCGGCCGGATCGCGGCTCAAGGAGGCGTCGGCCGAGGTCGCTGAGATCACCGGACTCTCCCGCCGCGCCCTGTACGAGGCGGCGCTCGCTTCCCGCCGCTCCTGA
- a CDS encoding dolichyl-phosphate-mannose--protein mannosyltransferase has protein sequence MTDRPQRDFDDLRLDAAGPTSTVPAEPRERAPLPETPRGSWFDDLHARLVASPARRRLYEFGLPLLVVALAAVLRLWNLGHPRSLVFDETFYVKDAWTLWNLGFEGAWPANADTGFAAGDVDAFTGAPSFVVHPPLGKWIIGLGMEAFGADDSVGWRISTAVVGILAVALVILIGRLLFRSTFLSSFAGLMLALDGHAIVMSRVSLLDGILMFVALCGVGAVLLDRRWAELQLARKVAAGALPSWGPVLWWRPWLLSAGVLFGLAAGVKWTGAYFLGVYGVYTVVVDALLRRRAGVPFWGTGAILKQGPVTFLLVVPIALVAYLVTWTGWLRTSGGWARHWATEAPGNAWTGALAWVPNWAQSLWHYHAQMYDYSINLRAAHPYQADPLTWLLMLRPTSMYFADQATGVDGCTAARCAEAITSVANPLIWYAGVLALFYLVYRLARYREWRPGFVLMGIVAGYLPWLLYLDRTVFQFYCVVFEPYMMLALALTAGIVIGSPGDERSRRTRGILVVLAFGVAVAGLTAYFLPLWTGAQTPFTFWQAHMWLNSWV, from the coding sequence GTGACGGACCGACCGCAGCGCGACTTCGACGACCTGCGTCTGGACGCGGCGGGACCAACGAGCACGGTGCCCGCCGAGCCCCGCGAGCGCGCCCCCCTCCCGGAGACGCCCCGCGGCTCCTGGTTCGATGATCTGCATGCGCGCCTGGTCGCCTCCCCCGCACGGCGTCGGCTCTATGAGTTCGGCCTGCCGCTGCTCGTGGTCGCGCTGGCCGCCGTCCTGCGGCTGTGGAACCTCGGTCACCCGCGCTCGCTGGTGTTCGATGAGACGTTCTATGTGAAGGACGCCTGGACTCTCTGGAACCTCGGCTTCGAGGGCGCCTGGCCCGCGAACGCCGATACCGGCTTCGCGGCGGGCGATGTCGACGCCTTCACGGGGGCGCCGTCCTTCGTCGTACACCCGCCGCTGGGCAAGTGGATCATCGGCTTGGGCATGGAAGCCTTCGGCGCCGATGACAGCGTCGGCTGGCGCATCTCGACCGCCGTCGTCGGAATCCTGGCCGTGGCGCTGGTGATTCTGATCGGCCGCCTCCTCTTCCGCTCCACGTTCCTCTCCTCCTTCGCGGGGCTGATGCTCGCGCTCGACGGCCACGCGATCGTGATGTCGCGGGTCTCGCTGCTGGACGGGATCCTGATGTTCGTCGCGCTCTGCGGGGTCGGGGCTGTGCTGCTCGATCGGCGCTGGGCCGAGCTGCAGCTTGCGCGGAAGGTGGCGGCGGGAGCACTGCCGAGCTGGGGGCCGGTGCTGTGGTGGCGGCCCTGGCTTCTCAGCGCCGGCGTGCTCTTCGGGCTGGCCGCGGGAGTGAAATGGACGGGCGCCTACTTTCTCGGGGTGTACGGCGTGTACACGGTGGTCGTCGACGCTCTCCTGCGCCGTCGAGCGGGCGTGCCGTTCTGGGGCACCGGCGCGATCCTCAAGCAGGGGCCGGTCACCTTCCTTCTGGTCGTGCCGATCGCCCTCGTCGCCTACCTCGTCACATGGACCGGGTGGCTCCGCACCTCCGGCGGCTGGGCGCGGCACTGGGCGACGGAGGCGCCCGGCAACGCCTGGACCGGCGCGCTCGCCTGGGTGCCGAACTGGGCGCAGAGCCTCTGGCACTATCACGCACAGATGTACGACTACTCGATCAATCTGCGCGCCGCGCACCCCTACCAGGCGGACCCGCTGACGTGGCTCCTGATGCTGCGGCCGACCAGCATGTATTTCGCCGACCAGGCCACCGGGGTCGACGGCTGCACCGCCGCGCGTTGCGCCGAGGCGATCACCTCGGTCGCCAATCCGCTCATCTGGTACGCTGGCGTGCTGGCGCTGTTCTACCTCGTCTACCGCCTTGCCCGATACCGGGAGTGGCGCCCCGGCTTCGTGCTGATGGGGATCGTCGCGGGGTACCTGCCGTGGCTGCTCTACCTCGACCGCACCGTGTTCCAGTTCTACTGCGTCGTCTTCGAGCCCTACATGATGCTGGCACTAGCACTGACGGCGGGGATCGTGATCGGGTCGCCAGGCGATGAGCGGAGCAGGCGCACGCGCGGGATCCTGGTGGTGCTGGCGTTCGGGGTGGCGGTGGCCGGACTGACGGCGTACTTCCTCCCGCTCTGGACCGGCGCGCAAACGCCCTTCACCTTCTGGCAGGCTCATATGTGGCTGAACTCGTGGGTCTGA
- a CDS encoding YeiH family protein: MAELVGLIRRLGPGVAACAVAAVLSALLHAAVPAVPMLTAAVALGILVAQLPSARRVLGGVLAPGLAFSSRSLMRTGIVLLGLKLSLVDIAALGWGAILVVVGIVLATFGLTWALGRALRLPGQEPLLLAAGFSICGASAIGAMAGATRAKQQEQATPVALVTLCGTLAIAVLPALAQPLGLSDVQFGHWVGASVHDVGQVVATAQVAGASALAVAVVVKLTRVLMLAPMVAVAAAVTRRGDEPGGTRPAIAPLFVVGFLAAVLLRTLLPLPEEVLATADTAQTGLLAAALFALGSAVRVRALVTTGWRALVVALVSWAAIAAMGLAAVQLAL; this comes from the coding sequence GTGGCTGAACTCGTGGGTCTGATCCGGCGGCTGGGTCCCGGAGTAGCGGCCTGTGCGGTCGCGGCCGTGCTCTCGGCTCTGCTGCACGCGGCCGTTCCCGCGGTGCCGATGCTGACCGCGGCGGTCGCGCTCGGGATCCTCGTCGCTCAGCTGCCGTCGGCGAGACGGGTACTGGGCGGAGTCCTGGCGCCGGGCCTGGCCTTCTCGTCGCGCTCGCTGATGCGCACCGGGATCGTGCTACTGGGGTTGAAGCTCTCGCTGGTCGACATCGCCGCGCTGGGTTGGGGCGCGATCCTGGTCGTCGTCGGGATCGTCCTCGCCACCTTCGGTCTGACCTGGGCGCTGGGACGGGCGTTGCGGCTGCCCGGGCAGGAGCCGCTGCTCCTCGCTGCCGGGTTCTCGATCTGCGGCGCCTCGGCTATCGGCGCGATGGCTGGAGCGACCCGGGCGAAGCAGCAGGAGCAGGCGACACCGGTCGCGCTGGTGACGCTCTGCGGCACGCTCGCGATCGCGGTCCTCCCCGCCCTCGCGCAGCCGCTGGGGCTCTCGGACGTGCAGTTCGGACACTGGGTCGGCGCGTCAGTGCACGACGTCGGCCAGGTGGTGGCGACGGCGCAGGTGGCGGGAGCGTCGGCGCTGGCCGTGGCGGTGGTGGTCAAGCTGACGCGCGTACTGATGCTCGCTCCGATGGTCGCCGTAGCGGCGGCGGTCACCCGGCGCGGCGACGAGCCGGGCGGGACCCGGCCGGCGATCGCGCCGCTGTTCGTGGTCGGGTTCCTCGCGGCGGTGCTGCTGCGGACCCTCCTGCCGCTGCCGGAGGAGGTGCTCGCCACCGCGGACACGGCGCAGACCGGGCTCCTCGCCGCCGCGCTCTTCGCCCTCGGAAGTGCGGTGCGGGTGCGCGCGCTCGTGACAACGGGGTGGCGCGCGCTGGTTGTGGCGCTCGTGTCGTGGGCCGCGATCGCGGCGATGGGGTTGGCGGCGGTGCAGCTAGCGCTCTGA
- a CDS encoding O-acetylhomoserine aminocarboxypropyltransferase/cysteine synthase family protein, producing MADREYGFKTRAIHAGNIPDAVTGARALPIYQTSAFVFDDTSDAAARFALQKYGNVYSRLSNPTVASFEERVASLEGGLGAVATASGLSAQFITFAALVGAGDQVVSSANLYGGSITQLDVTLRRFGVDTTFVRSSEPADYAAAITEKTKVLYAETIANPSGEIADIEGLAAVAHAAGIPLIIDSTVATPYLVRPIEWGADIVIHSATKFLGGHGTTLGGVVVESGRFHYSREKFPLLHDPVASYGDLSWDGNFGEYGFLTRLRAEQLRDIGPVLAPHSAFLLAQGVETLPYRIQAHVDNARRVAEWLDADPRIEAVYWAGLPAHPHFDRAQKYLPKGPGSVFSFVVKGGRAVGQTFIESVDLASHLANIGDAKTLVIHPASTTHAQLTEAQLLHAGVLPGLVRLSVGIEDADDIVYDLDQALTRAVQKHGTPDAPTELPEDTTTILHTPAVEV from the coding sequence ATGGCAGATCGCGAGTACGGCTTCAAGACGCGCGCAATCCACGCGGGCAACATCCCCGATGCGGTGACGGGCGCCCGCGCTCTGCCGATCTACCAGACGAGCGCGTTCGTCTTCGACGACACCTCTGACGCTGCCGCACGCTTCGCGCTCCAGAAGTACGGCAATGTCTACTCGCGCCTCTCGAATCCGACCGTGGCCTCGTTCGAGGAGCGCGTCGCGAGCCTCGAAGGCGGCCTCGGCGCCGTCGCCACGGCCTCCGGGCTCTCGGCGCAATTCATCACTTTCGCGGCGCTGGTGGGCGCGGGCGATCAGGTGGTCTCCTCCGCGAACCTTTACGGCGGCTCGATCACCCAGCTCGATGTGACGCTGCGGCGCTTCGGAGTGGACACGACCTTCGTGCGCTCCAGCGAGCCGGCCGACTATGCGGCGGCGATCACGGAGAAGACGAAGGTGCTCTACGCCGAGACGATCGCCAATCCGTCCGGAGAGATCGCCGACATCGAGGGCCTCGCCGCGGTCGCGCACGCCGCCGGCATCCCGCTCATCATCGACTCGACGGTCGCCACGCCCTACCTCGTCCGACCGATCGAGTGGGGCGCCGACATCGTCATCCACTCGGCCACCAAGTTCCTCGGCGGGCACGGCACCACGCTCGGCGGCGTCGTCGTCGAGTCGGGGCGCTTCCACTACTCGCGCGAGAAGTTTCCGCTGCTGCACGACCCGGTCGCGTCCTACGGCGACCTGTCCTGGGACGGTAACTTCGGCGAGTACGGCTTCCTCACGCGCCTACGGGCCGAGCAGCTGCGTGACATCGGCCCGGTCCTCGCCCCGCACTCCGCGTTTCTGCTCGCACAGGGCGTCGAGACCCTGCCGTACCGGATCCAGGCGCACGTCGACAACGCGCGCCGCGTCGCCGAGTGGCTCGACGCCGACCCGCGGATCGAGGCCGTCTACTGGGCCGGCCTCCCCGCACACCCGCACTTCGACCGCGCGCAGAAGTACCTGCCGAAGGGTCCGGGCTCGGTCTTCAGTTTCGTGGTGAAGGGCGGCCGCGCCGTCGGCCAGACCTTCATCGAGTCGGTCGATCTCGCCAGCCACCTGGCCAATATCGGCGACGCGAAGACCCTGGTCATTCACCCCGCCTCGACCACGCACGCGCAGCTCACCGAAGCGCAGCTGCTGCACGCGGGCGTCCTCCCCGGCCTCGTCCGCCTCTCCGTGGGTATCGAGGACGCGGACGACATCGTTTACGACCTCGACCAGGCGCTCACCCGCGCCGTCCAGAAGCACGGCACCCCCGACGCTCCGACGGAGCTGCCGGAGGACACCACCACGATCCTGCACACCCCGGCCGTGGAGGTCTGA
- a CDS encoding CoA-binding protein, with amino-acid sequence MSTTDTVVQLSNGLSCSVPANSPLAKTLRSQRTWVGPDARTRLDILRRAKTVAIVGASPNPARSSSFVATYLQQSSEYELYFVNPNATEILGQPVYRSLAELPVVPDIVDVFRKASDIPAVIDDVVALGASTVWVQLGIWNQEAAEYGESKGLTVVMDRCIKVEHARFHGGLHLLGFDTGQISARKTLR; translated from the coding sequence ATGAGCACTACCGACACCGTCGTCCAGTTGTCCAACGGGCTCAGCTGCTCCGTCCCGGCGAACTCGCCGCTGGCGAAGACACTGCGCTCACAGCGCACCTGGGTCGGCCCCGACGCGCGCACCCGCCTCGACATCCTCCGCCGCGCGAAGACCGTGGCCATCGTGGGCGCCTCGCCGAACCCGGCCCGCTCCTCCTCCTTCGTCGCCACCTACCTCCAGCAGTCAAGCGAGTACGAGCTGTACTTCGTGAACCCGAACGCCACCGAGATCCTCGGGCAGCCGGTCTACCGCAGCCTCGCCGAACTGCCGGTCGTCCCCGACATCGTCGACGTGTTCCGCAAGGCGAGCGATATCCCAGCGGTGATCGACGACGTGGTGGCCCTTGGCGCTTCCACGGTCTGGGTGCAGCTGGGCATCTGGAACCAGGAGGCGGCCGAGTACGGCGAGTCGAAGGGCCTGACCGTCGTCATGGACCGCTGCATCAAGGTCGAGCACGCCCGCTTCCACGGCGGACTGCACCTGCTCGGCTTCGACACCGGGCAGATCTCGGCGCGCAAGACGCTGCGCTGA